A single Pirellulales bacterium DNA region contains:
- a CDS encoding (2Fe-2S)-binding protein, giving the protein MAKKRNHVTATVNGEPVEFLCEARQSLLEVLRDTLNLTGAKEGCNNGNCGACTVLVDGQPVNSCVMLAVEAEGAQITTVEGLAHDGRLHPLQQCFLEDAALQCGICTPGFLVAAKALLDRNPHPTEAEIRFELAGNLCRCTGYDKIVRAVLDAAKKSQEVAR; this is encoded by the coding sequence GTGGCCAAGAAACGCAATCACGTCACTGCCACGGTCAATGGCGAGCCGGTCGAGTTTCTCTGCGAAGCCCGCCAGAGCTTGCTGGAAGTGTTGCGCGACACGCTCAATTTGACCGGCGCGAAGGAAGGCTGTAACAACGGCAACTGCGGCGCTTGCACGGTGCTCGTCGATGGCCAGCCCGTGAATAGCTGCGTGATGTTGGCCGTCGAGGCCGAAGGCGCGCAGATCACGACGGTCGAGGGCCTGGCCCACGATGGTCGCCTGCATCCGTTACAGCAATGTTTTCTCGAAGATGCCGCCTTGCAGTGCGGCATCTGCACGCCTGGCTTCCTCGTGGCGGCCAAGGCCCTCTTGGATCGCAACCCGCATCCCACCGAGGCGGAAATTCGTTTCGAACTCGCCGGCAATTTGTGTCGCTGCACGGGCTACGACAAGATCGTGCGCGCCGTGCTCGATGCCGCCAAAAAATCGCAGGAGGTCGCCCGCTGA
- a CDS encoding MoaD/ThiS family protein — MAHVFIPPLMRGQTGGQAELDIEASSLRQLIIALELAHPELVGRLRSGDGLAAGVAASIDGVITSQGLLARLKPESEVHFLPAIGGGC, encoded by the coding sequence ATGGCACACGTTTTCATTCCGCCGTTGATGCGCGGGCAAACCGGTGGCCAGGCCGAATTGGATATCGAAGCGTCGAGCCTGCGCCAGTTGATCATCGCCCTGGAGCTTGCACATCCCGAGCTGGTCGGCCGCTTGCGCAGCGGCGATGGGCTCGCGGCCGGCGTTGCCGCGTCGATCGACGGCGTGATCACCTCGCAGGGACTCTTAGCGCGTCTTAAGCCTGAGAGCGAAGTTCATTTCCTCCCGGCAATTGGTGGGGGATGCTGA
- a CDS encoding FAD binding domain-containing protein, producing the protein MKDFDYAAAATVDEAVSLLAAHGPQAKVLAGGTDILVQLREGMRDASLVVDIKRIPELTAIDWQSDGSLRLGAAVPCAQLYGNPRIVEAYAGLTDAAHIIGGWQIQSRASLGGNLCNSSPAADSIPALIAYGARAQIAGPEGTRLVPVAEFCTAPGKNVLQRGEFLVNLELPAKLPRSGGAYLRFIPRNEMDIAVVGCGAWVQLSNDLKSVQAARIALAAVAPTPLLATAAADWLVGQPATEASFAEAGRLAQQVARPISDKRGPADYRRHLVGVLVKRCLAKAAARAAGKDQG; encoded by the coding sequence TTGAAAGATTTCGACTACGCCGCGGCGGCCACGGTGGACGAAGCCGTGAGCCTGTTGGCTGCCCATGGACCGCAAGCAAAGGTCCTCGCCGGCGGCACCGATATTCTGGTCCAGTTGCGCGAAGGCATGCGCGACGCCAGCCTGGTCGTGGATATCAAGCGAATCCCCGAGCTTACGGCCATCGACTGGCAGTCCGATGGTTCGCTGCGGCTAGGTGCCGCGGTGCCGTGCGCCCAACTCTACGGCAACCCCCGCATCGTCGAGGCCTACGCCGGCCTGACCGACGCGGCTCACATTATCGGCGGGTGGCAGATTCAGAGCCGGGCCAGCCTGGGGGGCAACCTGTGTAACTCGTCCCCGGCCGCCGACTCGATTCCCGCTTTGATCGCCTACGGCGCGCGAGCCCAAATCGCCGGGCCCGAGGGCACCAGGCTGGTGCCGGTCGCCGAATTCTGCACGGCCCCCGGCAAGAACGTGCTGCAACGGGGCGAGTTCCTGGTGAACCTGGAACTGCCCGCGAAGCTGCCGCGGAGCGGCGGGGCTTACCTGCGGTTCATTCCGCGGAATGAGATGGATATTGCCGTCGTCGGCTGCGGTGCCTGGGTGCAGTTGAGCAACGACCTGAAGTCGGTTCAGGCAGCGCGGATTGCGCTGGCGGCTGTGGCGCCGACCCCCTTGTTGGCGACCGCAGCAGCCGACTGGCTTGTCGGCCAGCCGGCAACCGAAGCGTCGTTTGCCGAGGCGGGGCGGCTGGCGCAGCAGGTGGCCCGGCCGATCTCCGACAAACGCGGCCCGGCCGACTACCGCCGGCACCTGGTCGGTGTCCTGGTGAAGCGCTGTCTGGCCAAGGCCGCGGCACGTGCGGCAGGTAAAGATCAAGGTTGA
- a CDS encoding acyl-CoA dehydrogenase family protein yields the protein MNAFFQDPPQLGNPYTEDRLLAGQLRRLLPADVLAEVDADVTRFGERVLHEVTPAAADAEAHPPVYVPFDPWGRRIDEIQVAPGWQRLAAISAEEGLVATGYERRHGPYSRLHQFAKLYVFNPSSAVFTCPLAMADGAARLLETHGDASLKSHAFRRLTTRDPKLAWTSGQWMTERTGGSDVGRTETIARLDGDTWRLSGTKWFTSATTSEMAITLARTEATDGSTTAGSRGLSAFYVETRDPTGQLNRIHINRLKDKLGTRALPTAELELDGTPARMIGPPGRGVATIVTLVNVTRLYNAICAVSGARRGLMLARDYARRREAFGRPLAEQPAHLATLANLEIEIAGGLALTLHAIGLLGREECGLATAEEAATLRLLTPLAKLWTGKLAVAVASEVLECFGGAGYVEDTGLPKLLRDAQVLPIWEGTTNVLSLDALRAIDREAAFGPFVESLRQGLQDLSLPELRPSAERVVRQLAELEQFLVAGATAGREALEAGARGFALRLARAAASVLLLQQAQWSAATEQDGRPLLLAERFIAAADSTLDMPDERCRQASAALALDLDWPLAPPAANAPSQRESRQPATAAGG from the coding sequence ATGAATGCGTTTTTTCAGGACCCGCCCCAGTTGGGTAACCCGTACACGGAAGATCGCCTGTTGGCCGGGCAGCTCCGCCGGCTGCTTCCCGCCGACGTTCTTGCCGAGGTCGACGCGGACGTGACCCGTTTCGGCGAACGGGTGCTGCACGAGGTGACCCCGGCGGCGGCCGATGCCGAGGCCCATCCGCCGGTCTACGTGCCGTTCGATCCCTGGGGTCGCCGGATCGACGAGATTCAGGTGGCCCCCGGCTGGCAGCGGCTCGCCGCGATCAGCGCCGAGGAAGGACTCGTGGCCACCGGCTATGAGCGCCGCCACGGACCTTATTCGCGCTTGCATCAATTCGCCAAGCTGTACGTGTTCAACCCTTCGTCGGCCGTCTTTACCTGCCCCCTCGCCATGGCCGACGGCGCCGCCCGGCTGCTCGAAACGCACGGCGACGCTTCGCTCAAATCGCACGCGTTTCGGCGCCTGACCACGCGCGACCCGAAGCTCGCCTGGACCTCGGGACAGTGGATGACCGAGCGCACTGGCGGTTCGGACGTCGGCCGCACCGAGACGATCGCACGGCTCGACGGCGACACCTGGCGGCTCTCCGGCACCAAGTGGTTCACCTCAGCGACGACCAGCGAGATGGCCATCACGCTGGCGCGCACCGAGGCCACGGACGGCTCAACGACCGCGGGCAGCCGAGGGCTGAGCGCGTTTTACGTCGAGACGCGCGACCCAACCGGCCAGCTCAATCGGATCCACATCAACCGCCTCAAGGACAAGCTCGGCACGCGCGCGCTCCCCACGGCCGAACTGGAGCTCGACGGCACCCCAGCCCGGATGATCGGGCCGCCGGGTCGCGGTGTGGCGACGATCGTCACGCTCGTCAATGTGACGCGCCTGTACAACGCCATCTGCGCCGTCTCGGGCGCGCGCCGCGGGCTGATGCTGGCACGCGACTATGCCCGCCGCCGCGAGGCGTTTGGGAGGCCGTTGGCCGAGCAGCCGGCGCACCTGGCCACGCTCGCGAACTTGGAGATCGAGATCGCCGGCGGCCTGGCCCTGACGCTGCATGCCATCGGACTGCTGGGCCGGGAAGAGTGCGGCCTGGCGACGGCCGAAGAGGCAGCGACGCTGCGGCTGCTCACGCCGCTGGCCAAGCTGTGGACCGGCAAACTCGCCGTTGCCGTCGCCAGCGAAGTCCTCGAATGTTTTGGCGGCGCGGGCTACGTCGAGGACACGGGGCTGCCGAAGCTGTTACGCGACGCGCAAGTCTTGCCCATCTGGGAAGGCACGACCAACGTGCTTTCGCTCGATGCGCTGCGAGCCATCGATCGCGAGGCGGCGTTCGGCCCGTTCGTCGAATCGCTACGCCAAGGACTCCAGGATTTATCGCTCCCGGAGCTGCGTCCGTCGGCCGAGCGCGTCGTCCGGCAATTGGCTGAGCTGGAACAGTTCCTGGTCGCGGGGGCCACGGCCGGGCGCGAGGCTCTCGAAGCCGGCGCGCGCGGCTTCGCCCTGCGTCTGGCGCGCGCCGCGGCCTCGGTCTTGTTGCTCCAGCAGGCGCAGTGGAGCGCCGCAACCGAGCAAGACGGTCGGCCGCTGTTGCTGGCCGAGCGGTTTATCGCCGCGGCCGACAGCACCCTGGACATGCCGGACGAACGCTGCCGGCAAGCGTCGGCCGCGCTGGCGCTCGATCTCGACTGGCCGCTAGCTCCACCGGCAGCCAACGCGCCGTCGCAGCGCGAATCGCGCCAGCCGGCCACTGCTGCCGGCGGCTGA
- a CDS encoding xanthine dehydrogenase family protein molybdopterin-binding subunit, producing MATTTRATTDEAQPEKNGHGRHYKVLGTRPIRHDGNDKVTGRAIYTNDVKLAGMVAGHVLRSPHAHARIRSIDASAALRLPGVLAVVTAADLPDLKDKVANLGEGAVNLAHLGANCLAHGKALYKGHAVAAVAALSQHLAEEAAQLIRVEYEPLPSVTWVLDAMQPDAPLLHQDLHTNRMGTTDPKPSNIGQYLRFELGDVARGFAEADLLIEREFKTASVHQGYIEPHACVALWNSDGQLKIWTSTQGSFTCRQQTAELLQVPVSRVTVTPCEIGGGFGGKIPVYLEPLAALLSRKCGRPVKLTMNRADCFEGTGPTPGSFVRVKLGVKKNGRLTAGQAWLAYDAGAYPGGMIGPGCMCVFSCYDLPHALVEGYDVCVNKPKTAAYRAPGATQAAFACESVIDELAEQLGMCPIEFRLLNAAKEGTRRADGPVYPRVGFVETLEAARASDHWKTPLVGPNRGRGIASGFWFNIGLKSSVSASVNPDGTVALLEGSTDIGGSRASIAMQLAETLGIAAEEVLPRVVDTDSVGYTDVTGGSRVTFATGLAAYKVGLDLREQLCARAAALWECEPDQVEFVAGTFRGPGESISFKELAAKLPHLGDPVVGRASVSPEGSTNTFGTQIADVEVDPETGKVTILRYTVIQDAGCAVHPSYVEGQMQGGAVQGIGWALNEEYVFDDADRMTNASYLDYRIPTALDLPMIDTIIVEVPNPDHPYGVRGVGETPIVPPPATLANAIYRATGVRMRELPMSPPRLWAALSNKPA from the coding sequence ATGGCCACGACGACTCGCGCCACGACCGACGAAGCACAGCCGGAAAAAAACGGCCACGGTCGCCACTACAAAGTGCTCGGCACGCGGCCGATTCGCCACGACGGCAACGACAAGGTGACCGGCCGCGCGATCTATACCAACGACGTGAAACTGGCCGGCATGGTCGCCGGCCACGTCCTACGAAGTCCGCATGCACATGCCCGGATCCGTTCGATCGACGCCTCGGCGGCGTTGCGCTTGCCTGGCGTGCTGGCCGTGGTGACGGCCGCCGACCTGCCTGATTTGAAGGACAAAGTGGCCAATCTCGGCGAAGGCGCGGTGAACCTGGCGCACTTGGGCGCGAATTGCCTCGCCCATGGCAAGGCGCTGTACAAGGGCCACGCCGTGGCGGCCGTGGCGGCCCTGTCGCAGCATCTGGCAGAAGAAGCGGCCCAGCTCATTCGGGTCGAATACGAACCGCTGCCCAGCGTCACCTGGGTGCTCGACGCGATGCAGCCGGACGCGCCGTTGCTGCACCAGGATTTGCACACCAATCGGATGGGGACCACGGACCCGAAGCCGAGCAACATCGGCCAGTATTTGCGCTTCGAGCTGGGCGACGTCGCACGCGGCTTTGCCGAGGCCGACCTGCTCATCGAGCGCGAGTTCAAGACCGCATCGGTCCACCAGGGCTACATCGAGCCGCATGCCTGCGTGGCGCTGTGGAACAGCGATGGCCAGTTGAAAATCTGGACCTCGACGCAAGGCTCGTTCACCTGCCGCCAGCAGACCGCGGAATTGTTGCAGGTTCCGGTTTCGCGCGTGACCGTGACCCCTTGCGAGATCGGCGGCGGTTTTGGCGGCAAGATTCCCGTCTATCTCGAGCCGCTGGCGGCCTTGTTGAGCCGCAAATGCGGGCGGCCGGTCAAGCTCACCATGAACCGCGCTGACTGTTTCGAGGGCACCGGCCCCACGCCCGGCTCGTTCGTACGGGTCAAGCTGGGCGTGAAGAAAAACGGGCGGCTCACCGCGGGCCAGGCCTGGCTCGCCTACGACGCAGGCGCCTATCCCGGTGGCATGATCGGGCCGGGCTGCATGTGCGTGTTCAGTTGCTACGACCTGCCTCATGCCTTGGTCGAAGGCTACGACGTCTGCGTCAATAAGCCGAAGACGGCCGCCTATCGCGCTCCGGGGGCAACACAGGCGGCATTCGCCTGCGAATCGGTCATCGACGAGCTGGCCGAGCAATTAGGCATGTGCCCCATCGAGTTTCGGTTGCTGAACGCCGCGAAGGAAGGCACCCGCCGCGCCGACGGACCGGTTTACCCACGCGTGGGATTCGTCGAAACGCTTGAGGCGGCGCGCGCCAGCGACCACTGGAAAACGCCGCTGGTCGGCCCAAATCGCGGCCGTGGAATCGCCAGCGGCTTCTGGTTCAACATTGGCTTGAAGTCGAGCGTCTCGGCGTCCGTCAATCCCGATGGGACGGTTGCGCTGCTCGAAGGCTCGACCGATATCGGCGGGTCGCGCGCCAGCATTGCCATGCAATTGGCCGAAACACTCGGGATCGCGGCCGAGGAGGTGTTGCCCCGGGTCGTCGATACCGACAGCGTGGGCTACACCGATGTCACGGGCGGCAGCCGCGTCACCTTTGCCACGGGGTTGGCGGCTTACAAGGTCGGGCTCGATCTGCGCGAACAGCTTTGTGCTCGCGCGGCCGCCCTTTGGGAATGCGAACCCGACCAGGTCGAGTTCGTGGCCGGCACCTTTCGTGGGCCAGGGGAGTCGATCTCGTTCAAAGAACTCGCCGCGAAGCTACCCCACCTGGGAGACCCCGTCGTCGGGCGGGCCAGCGTCAGCCCGGAAGGCTCGACGAACACCTTCGGCACGCAAATTGCCGACGTCGAGGTTGATCCCGAGACGGGCAAGGTCACGATCTTGCGATACACCGTGATCCAGGACGCAGGCTGTGCCGTGCACCCCAGTTACGTCGAAGGTCAGATGCAGGGCGGTGCCGTGCAGGGCATCGGTTGGGCGCTCAACGAGGAATATGTCTTCGACGACGCGGACCGGATGACGAATGCTAGCTATCTCGACTATCGCATTCCGACCGCACTCGACCTGCCGATGATCGACACGATCATCGTCGAGGTGCCGAACCCGGACCACCCCTACGGGGTGCGTGGAGTGGGGGAAACTCCGATCGTGCCTCCGCCGGCCACACTCGCCAACGCGATCTACCGGGCCACGGGTGTGCGCATGCGCGAGCTGCCCATGTCGCCGCCGCGACTCTGGGCAGCCCTGAGCAACAAGCCGGCCTAG